A region from the Cydia fagiglandana chromosome 23, ilCydFagi1.1, whole genome shotgun sequence genome encodes:
- the LOC134675834 gene encoding uncharacterized protein LOC134675834: MLKAACIILFIGLATSETSINSVISRLLDQAKSSKSRSPLILVINSQALEESSSSVEAPVETPFRQTAEENGISLMTILTQLSKARQNPTVYRSRPRFTSARKPQKRHPVYKSLLSLRNSLRCGARDECKDECEELPKPKKKKCNKKCEKKYDCDEEPKCEESDECNGDASTKGPPPDSEEPTKCPRC; encoded by the exons ATGTTGAAGGCTGcgtgtataattttatttatt GGTCTCGCCACCTCCGAAACCTCAATTAACTCCGTCATCTCTCGTCTCCTCGACCAAGCCAAGAGTTCCAAGAGCCGAAGCCCCCTGATCCTGGTTATCAACAGCCAAGCGCTGGAAGAGTCTTCATCCAGTGTAGAGGCCCCAGTGGAAACGCCGTTCAGACAAACTGCTGAAGAAAATGGGATCTCACTCATGACTATTTTGACACAG CTCTCAAAAGCTCGCCAAAACCCCACCGTGTACCGCTCCCGCCCCCGTTTCACGTCCGCCCGAAAACCTCAAAAACGACACCCAGTCTACAAATCCCTCCTAAGCCTTCGGAACAGCCTCCGCTGTGGCGCCCGAGACGAATGCAAAGACGAGTGCGAAGAGCTTCCTAAACCTAAAAAGAAGAAGTGTAACAAGAAATGTGAGAAGAAATACGACTGTGACGAAGAACCTAAATGTGAAGAATCTGATGAGTGTAACGGGGATGCCAGCACCAAAGGACCGCCCCCGGATAGTGAAGAACCTACAAAATGTCCCAGATGTTAA